One segment of Theobroma cacao cultivar B97-61/B2 chromosome 9, Criollo_cocoa_genome_V2, whole genome shotgun sequence DNA contains the following:
- the LOC18604799 gene encoding uncharacterized protein At2g29880, producing MLATKLPDANLKAKPHIESRIKTLKKEWAIIYDMVQGTHTSGFGWDDQRNMVVADDPIWESYIQSHKEATPFRRKSFPFFNELSIIYARDRAIGKDAQTATDILEKMQDCNDTINEETEGENLAGFNFEDEDFSNIQPQTSAPRSDTTSTRKRKGLNETGDPITSESIIAAATILGENIKKAGIEFSKSVGAEVNIQQKAQELDGILSQVEGLTARERVLASIKLLKSLTLMFVFFSIDPDQRLEWLTTFLADR from the exons ATGCTTGCAACAAAATTACCAGATGCAAACTTGAAGGCGAAGCCTCATATAGAGTCTAGAataaagactttgaaaaaagaaTGGGCTATTATATATGATATGGTGCAAGGGACACATACTAGTGGATTTGGGTGGGATGATCAAAGGAACATGGTTGTTGCTGATGATCCTATATGGGAATCTTACATACAG agTCACAAGGAGGCTACCCCTTTTAGAAGAAAgagttttccctttttcaatGAGCTGAGTATTATTTATGCAAGAGATCGTGCAATAGGGAAAGATGCACAAACTGCAACAGATATCCTTGAAAAAATGCAAGACTGTAATGATACAATCAATGAGGAAACTGAAGGTGAAAACCTAGCTGGATTTAATTTTGAGGATGAAGATTTCTCCAATATTCAACCTCAAACATCAGCTCCTAGAAGTGACACAACTTCAACAAGGAAGAGGAAAGGGCTAAATGAGACAGGTGATCCCATCACATCTGAATCAATTATTGCTGCTGCAACGATATTGGGTGAGAACATAAAAAAGGCTGGAATTGAGTTTAGCAAAAGTGTTGGGGCAGAGGTGAACATCCAACAAAAGGCTCAAGAGTTGGATGGGATTTTAAGTCAAGTAGAGGGATTGACAGCGAGAGAAAGGGTTCTAGCTTCAATTAAACTTCTGAAATCTCTAACTcttatgtttgtgttttttagTATTGATCCCGATCAAAGACTTGAATGGTTGACGACATTTCTTGCTGATCGTTGA